The following coding sequences lie in one Apus apus isolate bApuApu2 chromosome 16, bApuApu2.pri.cur, whole genome shotgun sequence genomic window:
- the PPP1CC gene encoding serine/threonine-protein phosphatase PP1-gamma catalytic subunit, which yields MADIDKLNIDSIIQRLLEVRGSKPGKNVQLQENEIRGLCLKSREIFLSQPILLELEAPLKICGDIHGQYYDLLRLFEYGGFPPESNYLFLGDYVDRGKQSLETICLLLAYKIKYPENFFLLRGNHECASINRIYGFYDECKRRYNIKLWKTFTDCFNCLPIAAIVDEKIFCCHGGLSPDLQSMEQIRRIMRPTDVPDQGLLCDLLWSDPDKDVLGWGENDRGVSFTFGAEVVAKFLHKHDLDLICRAHQVVEDGYEFFAKRQLVTLFSAPNYCGEFDNAGAMMSVDETLMCSFQILKPAEKKKPNSSRPVTPPRGMITKQAKK from the exons ATGGCGGATATAGACAAGCTCAACATCGACAGCATCATCCAACGGCTGCTGGAGG TGCGAGGATCAAAACCAGGCAAAAATGTCCAACTTCAAGAGAATGAAATTAGAGGACTGTGCTTGAAATCCAGAGAAATCTTTCTGAGTCAGCCTATTCTACTAGAACTTGAAGCTCCACTGAAAATCTGTG GTGACATCCATGGACAGTACTATGACTTGCTTCGACTCTTTGAATATGGAGGTTTTCCCCCAGAAAGCAACTACCTGTTCCTTGGTGATTATGTTGACAGAGGAAAACAATCTTTAGAAACAATTTGTCTTCTGTTGGCCTACAAAATTAAATACCCAgagaattttttcctcctcagaggGAACCATGAATGTGCCAGCATCAACAGAATTTATGGCTTTTATGATGAAT GTAAGAGAAGATACAATATTAAGCTGTGGAAAACCTTCACAGACTGTTTTAACTGTTTACCAATTGCAGCTATTGTGGATGAGAAAATATTCTGCTGTCATGGTG GTTTGTCACCAGACCTTCAGTCCATGGAACAGATCAGACGAATTATGCGCCCCACTGATGTACCAGATCAAGGTTTGCTCTGTGATCTCCTCTGGTCTGACCCTGACAAGGACGTCCTAGGGTGGGGTGAAAACGACAGAGGAGTGTCCTTCACATTTGGTGCTGAAGTGGTTGCTAAGTTTCTCCATAAGCATGATTTGGATCTCATATGTAGAGCTCATCAG gttGTTGAAGATGGATATGAGTTTTTTGCAAAAAGGCAATTGGTGACTCTCTTTTCTGCCCCAAATTACTGTGGAGAATTTGATAATGCAGGTGCCATGATGAGTGTGGATGAAACTCTAATGTGCTCTTTTCAG ATTTTGAAacctgcagagaaaaagaagccaaaTTCCAGCAGACCCGTAACGCCTCCCAGGGGTATGAtcacaaaacaagcaaagaaatag
- the HVCN1 gene encoding voltage-gated hydrogen channel 1, whose translation MSRYLKHFTVVGDDPVQWSNNYQKWEEEEDAGENGEKQPDSEIKLEPTRSRVSFQDMMKKLFSSHRFQILIVCLVILDALLVLGELLMDLKIILPDKYNITPKVFHYLSLSILTIFLVEVGFKIFVYRWEFFHHKFEVLDGIVVIVSFILDIILIFREHEFEAIGLLILLRLWRVARIINGIILSVKTRSEQQVSKLKQANLQLATKVEQLQHSCVEKEQEIERLNKILKQHGLVSEQK comes from the exons ATGTCCAGGTACCTGAAGCACTTCACCGTGGTGGGTGACGACCCTGTGCAGTGGAGCAACAACTATCAGaaatgggaagaggaggaggatgctgggGAGAATGGAGAGAAGCAGCCAGATTCAGAGATCAAGCTGGAGCCCACCAGGAGCCGTGTCTCCTTCCAGGACATGATGAAAAAGCTCTTCAGCTCCCACAGGTTTCAG ATCCTGATTGTCTGCTTGGTCATCCTGGATGCCTTGTTGGTCCTTGGGGAATTGCTTATGGACTTGAAAATCATCCTCCCAGACAAATATAATATAACCCCAAAG GTTTTCCACTACCTCTCCCTTTCCATTTTAACCATCTTCCTGGTTGAGGTGGGGTTTAAAATCTTCGTCTACCGCTGGGAGTTCTTCCACCACAAGTTTGAAGTGCTGGATGGGATCGTTGTCATCGTGTCCTTCATCCTTGATATCATCCTTATCTTCCGAGAGCACGAGTTTGAAGCTATTGGGCTCCTGATCCTGCTGCGGCTGTGGCGGGTGGCCAGGATCATCAATG GAATCATTTTATCAGTGAAGACCCGCTCTGAACAACAAGTGTCCAAGCTGAAGCAAGCAAACCTGCAGCTGGCAACAAAGGTTGAACAACTGCAACACAGCTGTGTAGAGAAG GAGCAAGAAATTGAGAGGCTTAACAAGATACTAAAGCAGCACGGACTCGTCAGCGAGCAAAAATAG